A window from Labrus mixtus chromosome 14, fLabMix1.1, whole genome shotgun sequence encodes these proteins:
- the npas2 gene encoding neuronal PAS domain-containing protein 2 isoform X4, with the protein MDNLSDFGGPCPSTCRDWDTNSCVDDLMDEDEKDRAKRASRNKSEKKRRDQFNVLIKELCTMLQGQGHPRKMDKSTILQRTIDFLQKQKDITAQNDTCDVRQDWKPSFLSNEEFTQLMLEALDGFLIALTTDGNIIYVSDSVSSLIGHLPSDMVDQNILNFLPEREHGEVYKLLSSHMLMTDPIAADFLDSESHIEFCCHLARGNIDPKEPPVYEYVKFVGDFKFHNNVPTSSCNGLELTLPRSLQSSLEEQVCLIATVRLVTPQFLKDLCYVEDPCDEFTSRHSLEWKFLFLDHRASPIIGYLPFEVLGTSGYDYYHVDDLELIAQCHKQLMQFGKGKSCYYRFLTKGQQWIWLQTHYYITYHQWNSKPEFIVCTHTVVSYAEVRAERRRAFGLEELSPPEIAPSSVKAQELYLDICSTLDPPRERNSRARSVSSHSSRKSSHTALSDSASNSYTEACTPSWQSASMGTEKTSARLQPSSSKNLAQRQNSFDLVPQMSLPLSPTCSKHSAMQQQTQQQQQQQQPPSASMYQLQQPQLNVMNQLKEQLEERTRILQADIKTQQQELHDIKEKLHLANLQMLLQQPVHNDFGQAQQQPQQQPQQQGSGRPAQQSQSGVIRQHSGHPKPASCRPHSSSPHSLMSESSSPSTQVQQRISRSVQSQSVSMPVQTNTSVTMPFYSNPMMFSQTNTRSLQDANQRHTDSEFNQDGQLRMLLNQPMQTLVPTSSVTTQPSQCNMGLSQTIYTLEQQIIAPSFSMQQVNCNAVLVPSPVFTSPIMIPHNSFISNQSQSTYHTQPQASQHSLQLQQPQQFFQMTQGLVHGGSTPAFLHTANVPHQSTVGYIQQQPQTQQVPQAQQQQRQYQHSQNQTGSVSDFRNMLTR; encoded by the exons ATGGACAACCTTTCGGACTTCGGTGGCCCCTGTCCATCCACCTGCAGGGATTGGGA CACCAACAGCTGCGTGGATGACTTAATGGATGAAGATGAGAAAGACAGGGCAAAAAG GGCATCTCGTAACAAATcggaaaagaagagaagagaccAATTCAATGTGCTCATCAAGGAGCTATGCACCATGCTGCAGGGTCAGGGCCATCCTCGCAAGATGGACAAATCCACCATTCTGCAGAGAACTATTGACTTCTTGCAGAAACAGAAAG acatTACTGCACAGAACGATACCTGTGATGTGAGACAGGACTGGAAGCCTTCGTTCCTCAGTAATGAGGAGTTCACTCAATTAATGCTGGAG GCTTTAGATGGTTTCTTGATAGCATTAACTACAGATGGCAACATCATCTACGTTTCTGACAGTGTGTCATCACTTATCGGCCATTTACCA TCAGATATGGTGGACCAAAATATCTTGAATTTCCTGCCAGAGCGAGAACACGGCGAGGTGTATAAGCTGCTATCATCCCATATGCTGATGACTGACCCCATTGCTGCTGACTTCTTGGACA gtgagTCACATATTGAATTTTGCTGTCATCTCGCCAGAGGTAACATTGACCCAAAGGAGCCGCCTGTATATGAATATGTCAAGTTTGTTGGAGATTTCAAGTTTCATAACAATG TGCCTACATCTTCTTGTAACGGGCTTGAACTGACGTTACCAAGAAGCCTGCAGTCGTCGTTGGAGGAGCAGGTCTGCCTCATCGCTACTGTACGATTAGTCACTCCACAGTTTCTAAAG gATTTGTGTTATGTGGAAGATCCTTGCGATGAATTCACATCCAGACACAGCCTTGAATGGAAGTTcctgtttttagatcacag AGCTTCACCAATCATAGGCTATTTACCCTTTGAGGTTCTTGGAACGTCGGGCTATGACTACTATCATGTGGATGACTTGGAGCTCATAGCTCAGTGTCACAAGCAAT tAATGCAGTTTGGAAAGGGTAAATCCTGCTACTATCGCTTCCTGACAAAAGGTCAGCAGTGGATTTGGTTGCAGACTCACTACTACATAACTTACCACCAGTGGAATTCAAAACCTGAGTTCATTGTCTGCACGCACACTGTTGTCAG TTATGCGGAGGTGAGAGCAGAAAGACGGAGAGCGTTCGGCTTAGAAGAGCTGTCGCCACCGGAGATCGCTCCGTCTTCAGTGAAG GCTCAGGAGCTGTACTTGGACATCTGCTCCACACTGGACCCTCCGCGGGAAAGAAACAGCCGCGCACGTTCAGTATCCTCCCACAGCTCCCGGAAGTCCTCCCACACAGCGCTGTCCGACTCAGCAT ctaaCTCCTACACAGAGGCCTGCACACCTTCATGGCAGTCTGCCTCCATGGGGACAGAGAAGACATCTGCCAGACTCCAGCCTAGTAGTTCAAAG AATTTGGCACAAAGACAAAATTCCTTTGACCTCGTTCCCCAAATGAGCCTCCCCCTTTCTCCTACCTGCAGTAAGCACTCCGCAATG caacagcaaacacagcagcagcagcagcagcagcagccgccatcgGCGTCCATGtatcagctgcagcagcctcagcTCAATGTCATGAACCAGTtgaaggagcagctggaggagaggacGCGCATTCTGCAAGCTGACATTAAGACGCAGCAACAGGAGCTCCACGACATTAAGGAGAAGCTTCACCTTGCTAATCTCCAG ATGTTGTTACAGCAGCCAGTCCACAATGACTTTGGTCAAGCCCAGCAGCAGCCCCAGCAGCAGCCCCAGCAGCAGGGCTCAGGCAGACCAGCCCAGCAGAGCCAGTCGGGGGTGATCAGGCAGCACTCGGGTCACCCTAAACCAGCGTCCTGCAGGCCTCACAGTTCGTCCCCTCACTCACTCATGAGCGAGAGCAGCTCGCCCTCCACACAG GTCCAGCAGAGGATTTCACGGAGTGTGCAGTCACAGTCAGTTAGCATGCCTGTTCAGACGAACACGAGTGTAACGATGCCGTTCTACAGCAACCCCATGATGTTCTCTCAGACCAACACTAGGTCTCTGCAGGACGCCAACCAAAGACACACTGACAGTGAGTTCAACCAAGATGGACAACTACG CATGCTCCTCAACCAGCCGATGCAGACGCTGGTTCCCACGAGCAGTGTCACCACGCAGCCTTCCCAGTGCAACATGGGCCTCTCGCAAACCAT ATACACCCTGGAGCAACAGATCATCGCCCCGTCATTCTCCATGCAACAGGTCAACTGCAACGCTGTCCTCGTGCCCTCCCCGGTCTTTACGTCACCCATAATGATCCCTCACAACAGCTTCATCTCAAACCAGTCCCAGTCCACCTACCACACTCAGCCTCAGGCCtcccagcactccctgcagctACAGCAGCCCCAGCAGTTCTTTCAG ATGACTCAAGGACTTGTTCATGGTGGATCTACTCCAGCGTTTCTACACACTGCTAATGTTCCGCATCAAAGCACTGTGGGATACATCCAGCAACAGCCGCAAACACAGCAAGTGCCTCAGGCACAACAGCAACAAAGGCAATACCAACATTCCCAAAACCAGACTGGCAGTGTTTCAGACTTCAGAAATATGCTGACTCGGTAG
- the npas2 gene encoding neuronal PAS domain-containing protein 2 isoform X2, which translates to MDNLSDFGGPCPSTCRDWDTNSCVDDLMDEDEKDRAKRASRNKSEKKRRDQFNVLIKELCTMLQGQGHPRKMDKSTILQRTIDFLQKQKDITAQNDTCDVRQDWKPSFLSNEEFTQLMLEALDGFLIALTTDGNIIYVSDSVSSLIGHLPSDMVDQNILNFLPEREHGEVYKLLSSHMLMTDPIAADFLDSESHIEFCCHLARGNIDPKEPPVYEYVKFVGDFKFHNNVPTSSCNGLELTLPRSLQSSLEEQVCLIATVRLVTPQFLKDLCYVEDPCDEFTSRHSLEWKFLFLDHRASPIIGYLPFEVLGTSGYDYYHVDDLELIAQCHKQLMQFGKGKSCYYRFLTKGQQWIWLQTHYYITYHQWNSKPEFIVCTHTVVSYAEVRAERRRAFGLEELSPPEIAPSSVKAQELYLDICSTLDPPRERNSRARSVSSHSSRKSSHTALSDSASNSYTEACTPSWQSASMGTEKTSARLQPSSSKNLAQRQNSFDLVPQMSLPLSPTCSKHSAMQQQTQQQQQQQQPPSASMYQLQQPQLNVMNQLKEQLEERTRILQADIKTQQQELHDIKEKLHLANLQMLLQQPVHNDFGQAQQQPQQQPQQQGSGRPAQQSQSGVIRQHSGHPKPASCRPHSSSPHSLMSESSSPSTQVQQRISRSVQSQSVSMPVQTNTSVTMPFYSNPMMFSQTNTRSLQDANQRHTDSEFNQDGQLRMLLNQPMQTLVPTSSVTTQPSQCNMGLSQTISSLCPPHRYTLEQQIIAPSFSMQQVNCNAVLVPSPVFTSPIMIPHNSFISNQSQSTYHTQPQASQHSLQLQQPQQFFQMTQGLVHGGSTPAFLHTANVPHQSTVGYIQQQPQTQQVPQAQQQQRQYQHSQNQTGSVSDFRNMLTR; encoded by the exons ATGGACAACCTTTCGGACTTCGGTGGCCCCTGTCCATCCACCTGCAGGGATTGGGA CACCAACAGCTGCGTGGATGACTTAATGGATGAAGATGAGAAAGACAGGGCAAAAAG GGCATCTCGTAACAAATcggaaaagaagagaagagaccAATTCAATGTGCTCATCAAGGAGCTATGCACCATGCTGCAGGGTCAGGGCCATCCTCGCAAGATGGACAAATCCACCATTCTGCAGAGAACTATTGACTTCTTGCAGAAACAGAAAG acatTACTGCACAGAACGATACCTGTGATGTGAGACAGGACTGGAAGCCTTCGTTCCTCAGTAATGAGGAGTTCACTCAATTAATGCTGGAG GCTTTAGATGGTTTCTTGATAGCATTAACTACAGATGGCAACATCATCTACGTTTCTGACAGTGTGTCATCACTTATCGGCCATTTACCA TCAGATATGGTGGACCAAAATATCTTGAATTTCCTGCCAGAGCGAGAACACGGCGAGGTGTATAAGCTGCTATCATCCCATATGCTGATGACTGACCCCATTGCTGCTGACTTCTTGGACA gtgagTCACATATTGAATTTTGCTGTCATCTCGCCAGAGGTAACATTGACCCAAAGGAGCCGCCTGTATATGAATATGTCAAGTTTGTTGGAGATTTCAAGTTTCATAACAATG TGCCTACATCTTCTTGTAACGGGCTTGAACTGACGTTACCAAGAAGCCTGCAGTCGTCGTTGGAGGAGCAGGTCTGCCTCATCGCTACTGTACGATTAGTCACTCCACAGTTTCTAAAG gATTTGTGTTATGTGGAAGATCCTTGCGATGAATTCACATCCAGACACAGCCTTGAATGGAAGTTcctgtttttagatcacag AGCTTCACCAATCATAGGCTATTTACCCTTTGAGGTTCTTGGAACGTCGGGCTATGACTACTATCATGTGGATGACTTGGAGCTCATAGCTCAGTGTCACAAGCAAT tAATGCAGTTTGGAAAGGGTAAATCCTGCTACTATCGCTTCCTGACAAAAGGTCAGCAGTGGATTTGGTTGCAGACTCACTACTACATAACTTACCACCAGTGGAATTCAAAACCTGAGTTCATTGTCTGCACGCACACTGTTGTCAG TTATGCGGAGGTGAGAGCAGAAAGACGGAGAGCGTTCGGCTTAGAAGAGCTGTCGCCACCGGAGATCGCTCCGTCTTCAGTGAAG GCTCAGGAGCTGTACTTGGACATCTGCTCCACACTGGACCCTCCGCGGGAAAGAAACAGCCGCGCACGTTCAGTATCCTCCCACAGCTCCCGGAAGTCCTCCCACACAGCGCTGTCCGACTCAGCAT ctaaCTCCTACACAGAGGCCTGCACACCTTCATGGCAGTCTGCCTCCATGGGGACAGAGAAGACATCTGCCAGACTCCAGCCTAGTAGTTCAAAG AATTTGGCACAAAGACAAAATTCCTTTGACCTCGTTCCCCAAATGAGCCTCCCCCTTTCTCCTACCTGCAGTAAGCACTCCGCAATG caacagcaaacacagcagcagcagcagcagcagcagccgccatcgGCGTCCATGtatcagctgcagcagcctcagcTCAATGTCATGAACCAGTtgaaggagcagctggaggagaggacGCGCATTCTGCAAGCTGACATTAAGACGCAGCAACAGGAGCTCCACGACATTAAGGAGAAGCTTCACCTTGCTAATCTCCAG ATGTTGTTACAGCAGCCAGTCCACAATGACTTTGGTCAAGCCCAGCAGCAGCCCCAGCAGCAGCCCCAGCAGCAGGGCTCAGGCAGACCAGCCCAGCAGAGCCAGTCGGGGGTGATCAGGCAGCACTCGGGTCACCCTAAACCAGCGTCCTGCAGGCCTCACAGTTCGTCCCCTCACTCACTCATGAGCGAGAGCAGCTCGCCCTCCACACAG GTCCAGCAGAGGATTTCACGGAGTGTGCAGTCACAGTCAGTTAGCATGCCTGTTCAGACGAACACGAGTGTAACGATGCCGTTCTACAGCAACCCCATGATGTTCTCTCAGACCAACACTAGGTCTCTGCAGGACGCCAACCAAAGACACACTGACAGTGAGTTCAACCAAGATGGACAACTACG CATGCTCCTCAACCAGCCGATGCAGACGCTGGTTCCCACGAGCAGTGTCACCACGCAGCCTTCCCAGTGCAACATGGGCCTCTCGCAAACCAT TTCCTCACTGTGCCCTCCTCACAGATACACCCTGGAGCAACAGATCATCGCCCCGTCATTCTCCATGCAACAGGTCAACTGCAACGCTGTCCTCGTGCCCTCCCCGGTCTTTACGTCACCCATAATGATCCCTCACAACAGCTTCATCTCAAACCAGTCCCAGTCCACCTACCACACTCAGCCTCAGGCCtcccagcactccctgcagctACAGCAGCCCCAGCAGTTCTTTCAG ATGACTCAAGGACTTGTTCATGGTGGATCTACTCCAGCGTTTCTACACACTGCTAATGTTCCGCATCAAAGCACTGTGGGATACATCCAGCAACAGCCGCAAACACAGCAAGTGCCTCAGGCACAACAGCAACAAAGGCAATACCAACATTCCCAAAACCAGACTGGCAGTGTTTCAGACTTCAGAAATATGCTGACTCGGTAG
- the npas2 gene encoding neuronal PAS domain-containing protein 2 isoform X1, translated as MDNLSDFGGPCPSTCRDWDTNSCVDDLMDEDEKDRAKRASRNKSEKKRRDQFNVLIKELCTMLQGQGHPRKMDKSTILQRTIDFLQKQKDITAQNDTCDVRQDWKPSFLSNEEFTQLMLEALDGFLIALTTDGNIIYVSDSVSSLIGHLPSDMVDQNILNFLPEREHGEVYKLLSSHMLMTDPIAADFLDSESHIEFCCHLARGNIDPKEPPVYEYVKFVGDFKFHNNVPTSSCNGLELTLPRSLQSSLEEQVCLIATVRLVTPQFLKDLCYVEDPCDEFTSRHSLEWKFLFLDHRASPIIGYLPFEVLGTSGYDYYHVDDLELIAQCHKQLMQFGKGKSCYYRFLTKGQQWIWLQTHYYITYHQWNSKPEFIVCTHTVVSYAEVRAERRRAFGLEELSPPEIAPSSVKAQELYLDICSTLDPPRERNSRARSVSSHSSRKSSHTALSDSASANSYTEACTPSWQSASMGTEKTSARLQPSSSKNLAQRQNSFDLVPQMSLPLSPTCSKHSAMQQQTQQQQQQQQPPSASMYQLQQPQLNVMNQLKEQLEERTRILQADIKTQQQELHDIKEKLHLANLQMLLQQPVHNDFGQAQQQPQQQPQQQGSGRPAQQSQSGVIRQHSGHPKPASCRPHSSSPHSLMSESSSPSTQVQQRISRSVQSQSVSMPVQTNTSVTMPFYSNPMMFSQTNTRSLQDANQRHTDSEFNQDGQLRMLLNQPMQTLVPTSSVTTQPSQCNMGLSQTISSLCPPHRYTLEQQIIAPSFSMQQVNCNAVLVPSPVFTSPIMIPHNSFISNQSQSTYHTQPQASQHSLQLQQPQQFFQMTQGLVHGGSTPAFLHTANVPHQSTVGYIQQQPQTQQVPQAQQQQRQYQHSQNQTGSVSDFRNMLTR; from the exons ATGGACAACCTTTCGGACTTCGGTGGCCCCTGTCCATCCACCTGCAGGGATTGGGA CACCAACAGCTGCGTGGATGACTTAATGGATGAAGATGAGAAAGACAGGGCAAAAAG GGCATCTCGTAACAAATcggaaaagaagagaagagaccAATTCAATGTGCTCATCAAGGAGCTATGCACCATGCTGCAGGGTCAGGGCCATCCTCGCAAGATGGACAAATCCACCATTCTGCAGAGAACTATTGACTTCTTGCAGAAACAGAAAG acatTACTGCACAGAACGATACCTGTGATGTGAGACAGGACTGGAAGCCTTCGTTCCTCAGTAATGAGGAGTTCACTCAATTAATGCTGGAG GCTTTAGATGGTTTCTTGATAGCATTAACTACAGATGGCAACATCATCTACGTTTCTGACAGTGTGTCATCACTTATCGGCCATTTACCA TCAGATATGGTGGACCAAAATATCTTGAATTTCCTGCCAGAGCGAGAACACGGCGAGGTGTATAAGCTGCTATCATCCCATATGCTGATGACTGACCCCATTGCTGCTGACTTCTTGGACA gtgagTCACATATTGAATTTTGCTGTCATCTCGCCAGAGGTAACATTGACCCAAAGGAGCCGCCTGTATATGAATATGTCAAGTTTGTTGGAGATTTCAAGTTTCATAACAATG TGCCTACATCTTCTTGTAACGGGCTTGAACTGACGTTACCAAGAAGCCTGCAGTCGTCGTTGGAGGAGCAGGTCTGCCTCATCGCTACTGTACGATTAGTCACTCCACAGTTTCTAAAG gATTTGTGTTATGTGGAAGATCCTTGCGATGAATTCACATCCAGACACAGCCTTGAATGGAAGTTcctgtttttagatcacag AGCTTCACCAATCATAGGCTATTTACCCTTTGAGGTTCTTGGAACGTCGGGCTATGACTACTATCATGTGGATGACTTGGAGCTCATAGCTCAGTGTCACAAGCAAT tAATGCAGTTTGGAAAGGGTAAATCCTGCTACTATCGCTTCCTGACAAAAGGTCAGCAGTGGATTTGGTTGCAGACTCACTACTACATAACTTACCACCAGTGGAATTCAAAACCTGAGTTCATTGTCTGCACGCACACTGTTGTCAG TTATGCGGAGGTGAGAGCAGAAAGACGGAGAGCGTTCGGCTTAGAAGAGCTGTCGCCACCGGAGATCGCTCCGTCTTCAGTGAAG GCTCAGGAGCTGTACTTGGACATCTGCTCCACACTGGACCCTCCGCGGGAAAGAAACAGCCGCGCACGTTCAGTATCCTCCCACAGCTCCCGGAAGTCCTCCCACACAGCGCTGTCCGACTCAGCAT cagctaaCTCCTACACAGAGGCCTGCACACCTTCATGGCAGTCTGCCTCCATGGGGACAGAGAAGACATCTGCCAGACTCCAGCCTAGTAGTTCAAAG AATTTGGCACAAAGACAAAATTCCTTTGACCTCGTTCCCCAAATGAGCCTCCCCCTTTCTCCTACCTGCAGTAAGCACTCCGCAATG caacagcaaacacagcagcagcagcagcagcagcagccgccatcgGCGTCCATGtatcagctgcagcagcctcagcTCAATGTCATGAACCAGTtgaaggagcagctggaggagaggacGCGCATTCTGCAAGCTGACATTAAGACGCAGCAACAGGAGCTCCACGACATTAAGGAGAAGCTTCACCTTGCTAATCTCCAG ATGTTGTTACAGCAGCCAGTCCACAATGACTTTGGTCAAGCCCAGCAGCAGCCCCAGCAGCAGCCCCAGCAGCAGGGCTCAGGCAGACCAGCCCAGCAGAGCCAGTCGGGGGTGATCAGGCAGCACTCGGGTCACCCTAAACCAGCGTCCTGCAGGCCTCACAGTTCGTCCCCTCACTCACTCATGAGCGAGAGCAGCTCGCCCTCCACACAG GTCCAGCAGAGGATTTCACGGAGTGTGCAGTCACAGTCAGTTAGCATGCCTGTTCAGACGAACACGAGTGTAACGATGCCGTTCTACAGCAACCCCATGATGTTCTCTCAGACCAACACTAGGTCTCTGCAGGACGCCAACCAAAGACACACTGACAGTGAGTTCAACCAAGATGGACAACTACG CATGCTCCTCAACCAGCCGATGCAGACGCTGGTTCCCACGAGCAGTGTCACCACGCAGCCTTCCCAGTGCAACATGGGCCTCTCGCAAACCAT TTCCTCACTGTGCCCTCCTCACAGATACACCCTGGAGCAACAGATCATCGCCCCGTCATTCTCCATGCAACAGGTCAACTGCAACGCTGTCCTCGTGCCCTCCCCGGTCTTTACGTCACCCATAATGATCCCTCACAACAGCTTCATCTCAAACCAGTCCCAGTCCACCTACCACACTCAGCCTCAGGCCtcccagcactccctgcagctACAGCAGCCCCAGCAGTTCTTTCAG ATGACTCAAGGACTTGTTCATGGTGGATCTACTCCAGCGTTTCTACACACTGCTAATGTTCCGCATCAAAGCACTGTGGGATACATCCAGCAACAGCCGCAAACACAGCAAGTGCCTCAGGCACAACAGCAACAAAGGCAATACCAACATTCCCAAAACCAGACTGGCAGTGTTTCAGACTTCAGAAATATGCTGACTCGGTAG
- the npas2 gene encoding neuronal PAS domain-containing protein 2 isoform X3: MDNLSDFGGPCPSTCRDWDTNSCVDDLMDEDEKDRAKRASRNKSEKKRRDQFNVLIKELCTMLQGQGHPRKMDKSTILQRTIDFLQKQKDITAQNDTCDVRQDWKPSFLSNEEFTQLMLEALDGFLIALTTDGNIIYVSDSVSSLIGHLPSDMVDQNILNFLPEREHGEVYKLLSSHMLMTDPIAADFLDSESHIEFCCHLARGNIDPKEPPVYEYVKFVGDFKFHNNVPTSSCNGLELTLPRSLQSSLEEQVCLIATVRLVTPQFLKDLCYVEDPCDEFTSRHSLEWKFLFLDHRASPIIGYLPFEVLGTSGYDYYHVDDLELIAQCHKQLMQFGKGKSCYYRFLTKGQQWIWLQTHYYITYHQWNSKPEFIVCTHTVVSYAEVRAERRRAFGLEELSPPEIAPSSVKAQELYLDICSTLDPPRERNSRARSVSSHSSRKSSHTALSDSASANSYTEACTPSWQSASMGTEKTSARLQPSSSKNLAQRQNSFDLVPQMSLPLSPTCSKHSAMQQQTQQQQQQQQPPSASMYQLQQPQLNVMNQLKEQLEERTRILQADIKTQQQELHDIKEKLHLANLQMLLQQPVHNDFGQAQQQPQQQPQQQGSGRPAQQSQSGVIRQHSGHPKPASCRPHSSSPHSLMSESSSPSTQVQQRISRSVQSQSVSMPVQTNTSVTMPFYSNPMMFSQTNTRSLQDANQRHTDSEFNQDGQLRMLLNQPMQTLVPTSSVTTQPSQCNMGLSQTIYTLEQQIIAPSFSMQQVNCNAVLVPSPVFTSPIMIPHNSFISNQSQSTYHTQPQASQHSLQLQQPQQFFQMTQGLVHGGSTPAFLHTANVPHQSTVGYIQQQPQTQQVPQAQQQQRQYQHSQNQTGSVSDFRNMLTR, translated from the exons ATGGACAACCTTTCGGACTTCGGTGGCCCCTGTCCATCCACCTGCAGGGATTGGGA CACCAACAGCTGCGTGGATGACTTAATGGATGAAGATGAGAAAGACAGGGCAAAAAG GGCATCTCGTAACAAATcggaaaagaagagaagagaccAATTCAATGTGCTCATCAAGGAGCTATGCACCATGCTGCAGGGTCAGGGCCATCCTCGCAAGATGGACAAATCCACCATTCTGCAGAGAACTATTGACTTCTTGCAGAAACAGAAAG acatTACTGCACAGAACGATACCTGTGATGTGAGACAGGACTGGAAGCCTTCGTTCCTCAGTAATGAGGAGTTCACTCAATTAATGCTGGAG GCTTTAGATGGTTTCTTGATAGCATTAACTACAGATGGCAACATCATCTACGTTTCTGACAGTGTGTCATCACTTATCGGCCATTTACCA TCAGATATGGTGGACCAAAATATCTTGAATTTCCTGCCAGAGCGAGAACACGGCGAGGTGTATAAGCTGCTATCATCCCATATGCTGATGACTGACCCCATTGCTGCTGACTTCTTGGACA gtgagTCACATATTGAATTTTGCTGTCATCTCGCCAGAGGTAACATTGACCCAAAGGAGCCGCCTGTATATGAATATGTCAAGTTTGTTGGAGATTTCAAGTTTCATAACAATG TGCCTACATCTTCTTGTAACGGGCTTGAACTGACGTTACCAAGAAGCCTGCAGTCGTCGTTGGAGGAGCAGGTCTGCCTCATCGCTACTGTACGATTAGTCACTCCACAGTTTCTAAAG gATTTGTGTTATGTGGAAGATCCTTGCGATGAATTCACATCCAGACACAGCCTTGAATGGAAGTTcctgtttttagatcacag AGCTTCACCAATCATAGGCTATTTACCCTTTGAGGTTCTTGGAACGTCGGGCTATGACTACTATCATGTGGATGACTTGGAGCTCATAGCTCAGTGTCACAAGCAAT tAATGCAGTTTGGAAAGGGTAAATCCTGCTACTATCGCTTCCTGACAAAAGGTCAGCAGTGGATTTGGTTGCAGACTCACTACTACATAACTTACCACCAGTGGAATTCAAAACCTGAGTTCATTGTCTGCACGCACACTGTTGTCAG TTATGCGGAGGTGAGAGCAGAAAGACGGAGAGCGTTCGGCTTAGAAGAGCTGTCGCCACCGGAGATCGCTCCGTCTTCAGTGAAG GCTCAGGAGCTGTACTTGGACATCTGCTCCACACTGGACCCTCCGCGGGAAAGAAACAGCCGCGCACGTTCAGTATCCTCCCACAGCTCCCGGAAGTCCTCCCACACAGCGCTGTCCGACTCAGCAT cagctaaCTCCTACACAGAGGCCTGCACACCTTCATGGCAGTCTGCCTCCATGGGGACAGAGAAGACATCTGCCAGACTCCAGCCTAGTAGTTCAAAG AATTTGGCACAAAGACAAAATTCCTTTGACCTCGTTCCCCAAATGAGCCTCCCCCTTTCTCCTACCTGCAGTAAGCACTCCGCAATG caacagcaaacacagcagcagcagcagcagcagcagccgccatcgGCGTCCATGtatcagctgcagcagcctcagcTCAATGTCATGAACCAGTtgaaggagcagctggaggagaggacGCGCATTCTGCAAGCTGACATTAAGACGCAGCAACAGGAGCTCCACGACATTAAGGAGAAGCTTCACCTTGCTAATCTCCAG ATGTTGTTACAGCAGCCAGTCCACAATGACTTTGGTCAAGCCCAGCAGCAGCCCCAGCAGCAGCCCCAGCAGCAGGGCTCAGGCAGACCAGCCCAGCAGAGCCAGTCGGGGGTGATCAGGCAGCACTCGGGTCACCCTAAACCAGCGTCCTGCAGGCCTCACAGTTCGTCCCCTCACTCACTCATGAGCGAGAGCAGCTCGCCCTCCACACAG GTCCAGCAGAGGATTTCACGGAGTGTGCAGTCACAGTCAGTTAGCATGCCTGTTCAGACGAACACGAGTGTAACGATGCCGTTCTACAGCAACCCCATGATGTTCTCTCAGACCAACACTAGGTCTCTGCAGGACGCCAACCAAAGACACACTGACAGTGAGTTCAACCAAGATGGACAACTACG CATGCTCCTCAACCAGCCGATGCAGACGCTGGTTCCCACGAGCAGTGTCACCACGCAGCCTTCCCAGTGCAACATGGGCCTCTCGCAAACCAT ATACACCCTGGAGCAACAGATCATCGCCCCGTCATTCTCCATGCAACAGGTCAACTGCAACGCTGTCCTCGTGCCCTCCCCGGTCTTTACGTCACCCATAATGATCCCTCACAACAGCTTCATCTCAAACCAGTCCCAGTCCACCTACCACACTCAGCCTCAGGCCtcccagcactccctgcagctACAGCAGCCCCAGCAGTTCTTTCAG ATGACTCAAGGACTTGTTCATGGTGGATCTACTCCAGCGTTTCTACACACTGCTAATGTTCCGCATCAAAGCACTGTGGGATACATCCAGCAACAGCCGCAAACACAGCAAGTGCCTCAGGCACAACAGCAACAAAGGCAATACCAACATTCCCAAAACCAGACTGGCAGTGTTTCAGACTTCAGAAATATGCTGACTCGGTAG